One segment of Schistocerca cancellata isolate TAMUIC-IGC-003103 chromosome 2, iqSchCanc2.1, whole genome shotgun sequence DNA contains the following:
- the LOC126147940 gene encoding uncharacterized protein LOC126147940 — protein sequence MLIEGHNTNNISEAFVRILKDRIFERVRAFNVVQMVDFFLTKVNLYFQRRLLDAANGASPKSFCRPIKAPSQEILAKIRQVNEDVLLVSSEKRQNHYYIVNMAVLVCTCCQGNAGKICKHIDWGSAVLPSGNYREVTDSDSIRRLYYFIATNEEPPEGWLEPLYCSQNAGASSSSERLEQMDTGLLCESQEELPETLHMETVPDKRNNDLIDEIKARLIDFSNKPTEEMRKGLEVMCEKLRKLKTPSACASYLANFVKPTAISRRKNKLAGHRCHPGGRQRPHSKQSKEFVKTVETSEMATFPSPATQSSQSASDF from the exons ATGCTTATAGAAGGGCACAACACAAATAATATAAGTGAGGCCTTCGTGAGAATTTTAAAGGACAGGATTTTTGAGAGGGTGCGTGCCTTCAATGTGGTTCAGATGGTGGACTTTTTTCTCACAAAGGTGAATTTGTATTTTCAGAGGAGACTTCTTGATGCTGCTAATGGAGCAAGTCCTAAGTCTTTCTGTAGGCCTATAAAGGCTCCTTCACAGGAGATTCTAGCAAAAATCAGACAAGTCAATGAGGATGTTCTGCTCGTTTCCAGTGAAAAAAGGCAGAATCATTATTACATTGTTAATATGGCTGTTCTTGTTTGCACTTGTTGCCAAGGCAATGCAGGGAAGATCTGCAAACATATAGACTGGGGCAGTGCTGTTTTACCATCAGGAAACTACAGGGAGGTGACTGATAGTGACAGTATACGTAGACTGTATTAttttattgctacaaatgaggagCCTCCTGAAGGGTGGCTAGAGCCTCTGTATTGCTCTCAGAATGCAGGGGCTTCAAGTTCTTCGGAACGTTTGGAGCAAATGGACACAGGTTTGCTCTGTGAAAGCCAAGAAGAGTTGCCAGAGACACTTCACATGGAGACAGTTCCagacaaaagaaataatgatttaatCGACGAGATAAAAGCTCGTCTCATAGATTTTTCAAATAAACCCACTGAGGAAATGAGGAAAGGCCTTGAAGTCATGTGCGAAAAATTGAGAAAGCTTAAAACGCCATCTGCATGTGCATCTTATTTGGCAAattttgtgaag CCCACTGCAATAAGCAGAAGAAAAAACAAGTTGGCAGGTCACAGATGTCATCCGGGGGGAAGACAAAGACCACACTCTAagcaaagcaaggaatttgtaaagaCAGTAGAAACTTCTGAAATG gcTACCTTTCCATCACCAGCTACGCAATCATCCCAGTCAGCTTCAGACTTTTGA
- the LOC126157913 gene encoding retinal rod rhodopsin-sensitive cGMP 3',5'-cyclic phosphodiesterase subunit delta-like, with protein MESENYVYNTQGEYTDFLDACSPESVCKQQNVDDIVNGFRINWIVLRDADTGRILWQSHKDLSTPGVEHEARVPKNILRCRAVSREINFSSAEAMSEFWLEQKVLFKGRCLEEWCFRFGYVMPNSINTWQSLIAAAPESQMMPAAVLNGNVVIDTRFYDNELLVSTSKVRLYYV; from the coding sequence ATGGAATCGGAAAATTACGTATACAATACACAGGGCGAATACACTGACTTTCTAGACGCTTGTTCCCCTGAGAGTGTCTGTAAACAACAAAATGTCGACGATATTGTCAATGGTTTCAGAATTAACTGGATAGTGCTACGAGATGCTGATACTGGCAGAATATTGTGGCAAAGCCATAAAGATCTATCGACTCCTGGCGTAGAACACGAAGCACGGGTGCCAAAAAATATATTGCGATGTCGTGCCGTGTCGAGAGAGATTAACTTTTCGTCAGCAGAAGCCATGTCAGAATTTTGGCTCGAGCAAAAAGTGTTGTTCAAAGGTAGATGTTTAGAAGAGTGGTGCTTCCGATTTGGATATGTTATGCCAAATTCGATAAATACGTGGCAGTCTTTAATAGCTGCTGCTCCAGAATCACAAATGATGCCTGCTGCTGTGCTGAACGGAAACGTTGTGATCGACACGAGATTCTACGATAATGAATTACTGGTATCAACTTCCAAAGTGCGACTTTATTACGTGTAA